The Humulus lupulus chromosome 3, drHumLupu1.1, whole genome shotgun sequence genome window below encodes:
- the LOC133822340 gene encoding adenylate kinase 4-like: MGSPGVALGDIPSVDMMTELLRRLKCSSKPDKRLILVGPPGSGKGTQSPIIKDEFCLCHLATGDMLRAAVAAKTPLGIKAKEAMNKGELVSDDLVVGIIDEAIKKPSCQKGFILDGFPRTVVQAQKLDEMLEKQGAKIDKVLDFAIDDSILEERITGRWIHPSSGRSYHTKFAPPKVTGLDDVTGEPLIQRKDDTAEVLKSRLGAFHRQTEPVINYYAKKGVLAQLHAEKPPKEVTAEVLKALS, translated from the exons atggGGAGCCCTGGAGTTGCATTGGGTGACATACCCTCTGTTGACATGATGACCGAACTCCTCCGCCGTCTCAAGTGCTCCTCCAAGCCCGACAAACGCCTCATTCTCGTTG GTCCCCCTGGATCTGGAAAAGGTACACAGTCACCCATTATAAAGGATGAATTTTGCTTATGCCATTTAGCCACTGGTGATATGTTGAGAGCTGCTGTTGCTGCTAAAACTCCTCTTGGCATTAAGGCTAAAGAAGCCATGAATAAG GGAGAACTTGTATCTGATGACTTGGTTGTTGGTATAATTGATGAAGCCATTAAAAAACCATCATGTCAAAAGGGTTTTATTCTCGATGGTTTTCCCAGGACTGTTGTTCAAGCACAAAAG CTAGATGAGATGCTTGAAAAGCAGGGAGCCAAAATCGACAAAGTGCTTGACTTTGCAATTGATGATTCCATATTGGAGGAGAGGATCACTGGCCGATGGATACACCCATCGAGTGGTCGCTCTTACCACACCAAATTCGCACCTCCAAAAGTTACTGGTCTTGACGAT GTCACTGGAGAACCTCTGATTCAACGAAAAGATGACACTGCAGAAGTTCTTAAGTCAAGGCTAGGCGCATTTCACAGGCAAACTGAACCG GTTATCAATTATTATGCCAAGAAAGGTGTCCTTGCCCAACTGCACGCAGAGAAACCTCCAAAAGAGGTCACTGCTGAAGTGCTGAAGGCTCTCTCTTAA
- the LOC133822339 gene encoding urease, with amino-acid sequence MKLTPREVEKLGLHNAGFLAQKRLARGLKLNYTEAVALIATQILEFVRDGDRTVAELMDLGKQFLGRRQVLSAVPHLLETVQVEGTFPDGTKLITVHDPIASENGNLELALHGSFLPVPSSDKFTSVEDDENPGEIIHGYGDIMLNLGRKAVVIKVTNTGDRPVQVGSHYHFIEVNPFLVFDRMRAYGKRLNIQAGTATRFEPGECKSVVLVSIGGNRVIRGGNGIVDGLVDDARWEEVLRALNERGFGNKEEANASEGITGEGLPFDMVVSREAYANMYGPTTGDKIQLGDTDLYAEIEKDFSVYGEECVFGGGKVIRDGMGQSCGHPTAGSLDTVITNALVIDYSGIYKADIGIKEGLIVSIGKAGNPDIMDGVSPNMIIGVNTEVIAGEGKILTAGGIDCHVHFICPQLAYEAISSGITTVVGGGTGPAEGTRATTCTPAPFQMKLMLQSTDELPLNFGFTGKGNSSKPDELHEIIKAGAMGLKLHEDWGTTPAAIDNCLTVAEQYDVQVNIHTDTLNESGFVEHTIAAFKGRTIHTYHSEGAGGGHAPDIIKVCGVKNVLPSSTNPTRPYTSNTIDEHLDMLMVCHHLDKNIPEDVAFAESRIRAETIAAEDILHDMGAISIISSDSQAMGRIGEVITRTWQTAHKMKSQRGSIDPTGSNNDNLRIKRYIAKYTINPAIANGISQYVGSVEVGKWADLVLWKAPFFGAKPEMIIKGGVIAWANMGDPNASIPTPEPVLMRPMFGAFGKAGSANSIAFVSKVALENGIKTSYGLNKSVKAVSNVRSLTKLDMKLNDALPDITVDPETYTVTADGEVLTCAAATTVPLSQNYFLF; translated from the exons ATGAAGTTAACGCCAAGAGAGGTTGAAAAATTAGGTCTTCACAATGCTGGGTTCCTCGCTCAGAAGCGTCTTGCTCGCGGTTTGAAGCTCAACTATACTGAAGCGGTGGCTCTTATAGCCACAcag aTTTTAGAATTTGTCCGAGATGGTGACAGAACTGTGGCAGAATTGATGGACTTAGGGAAACAATTCTTAGGAAG GAGACAGGTTCTCTCTGCTGTTCCACATCTCTTGGAGACAGTACAg gTTGAGGGGACCTTTCCTGATGGTACTAAATTAATAACCGTTCATGATCCAATCGCAAGCGAAAATGGAAATCTGGAGCTAGCTTTACATGGTTCTTTTCTTCCAG TGCCTTCATCAGACAAATTTACTAGCGTAGAAGATGATGAGAATCCTGGTGAAATAATACATGGATATGGGGACATTATGCTTAATCTAGGAAGGAAAGCAGTTGTTATCAAAGTTACCAATACTGGAGACAGGCCGGTTCAG GTTGGCAGCCATTATCACTTCATCGAGGTTAATCCCTTCTTAGTTTTTGATCGAATGAGAGCATATGGGAAGCGCCTCAATATACAAGCTGGAACAGCCACAAGATTTGAG CCTGGGGAATGCAAAAGTGTTGTACTTGTAAGCATAGGAGGTAATAGAGTAATCAGAGGAGGCAATGGCATTGTAGATGGTCTAGTTGATGATGCCAGGTGGGAAGAAGTCTTAAGAGCTTTAAATGAAAGAGGATTTGGAAATAAGGAAGAAGCAAATGCTAG TGAAGGTATTACTGGAGAAGGCTTACCTTTTGACATGGTAGTTTCTCGTGAGGCATATGCTAACATGTATGGTCCTACTACTGGAGACAAAATTCAGCTAGGTGATACTGATTTGTATGCTGAAATAGAAAAAGATTTTTCTGTTTATGGCGAGGAGTGTGTGTTTGGTGGTGGAAAAGTTATAAGAGATGGGATGGGACAGTCATGTGGGCATCCAACAGCCGGCTCTTTAGATACTGTTATTACTAATGCTTTGGTAATTGATTATAGTGGAATATATAAAGCTGATATTGGTATCAAAGAGGGTCTTATTGTTTCCATTGGGAAAGCTGGGAATCCAGATATTATGGATGGTGTATCTCCCAACATGATCATTGGG GTCAACACTGAGGTTATTGCAGGTGAAGGAAAGATTTTAACTGCAGGGGGCATAGACTGTCATGTACATTTTATATGCCCTCAATTGGCATATGAAGCAATATCAAGTG GCATCACAACTGTTGTGGGAGGTGGAACTGGACCTGCAGAAGGAACTCGTGCAACAACTTGCACCCCGGCACCTTTCCAAATGAAACTAATGCTGCAATCAACTGATGAGCTgcctttaaatttcggttttacAGGAAAG GGTAACAGTTCCAAACCTGATGAGCTACATGAAATAATCAAAGCCGGGGCAATGGGACTGAAGCTGCATGAGGACTGGGGAACTACTCCTGCAGCAATAGACAATTGTTTGACTGTTGCAGAACAATATGATGTTCAG GTTAATATCCATACAGATACCTTGAATGAATCTGGATTTGTGGAACACACAATTGCTGCTTTTAAAGGAAGAACAATTCACACTTATCATAG TGAAGGCGCAGGTGGAGGTCATGCTCCTGACATCATTAAAGTATGTGGTGTGAAAAATGTCTTGCCATCATCAACGAACCCCACACGGCCTTACACATCGAATACCATAGATGAGCATCTTGACATGCTG ATGGTCTGCCATCACCTTGACAAGAACATCCCAGAAGATGTAGCTTTTGCTGAATCAAGAATAAGGGCAGAAACAATTGCTGCAGAAGATATTTTGCATGATATGGGCGCGATTAGCATTATATCTTCTGATTCACAGGCGATGGGACGCATTGGGGAG GTGATTACTAGAACTTGGCAAACTGCTCACAAGATGAAATCACAAAGAGGGTCAATTGACCCAACTGGATCAAACAATGACAACCTTCGGATCAAACGATACATTGCAAAGTATACTATAAATCCAGCAATAGCTAATGGGATTTCTCAGTATGTTGGCTCAGTTGAG GTGGGTAAGTGGGCTGATCTTGTGCTGTGGAAGGCACCATTTTTTGGAGCAAAACCAGAGATGATCATCAAAGGTGGTGTAATTGCATGGGCTAATATGGGTGATCCAAATGCAAGCATCCCCACACCTGAACCG GTGTTGATGAGACCCATGTTTGGAGCATTTGGCAAGGCTGGTAGTGCCAACTCCATTGCATTTGTCAGCAAG GTTGCTTTAGAAAATGGTATTAAAACCTCATATGGACTCAACAAAAGTGTAAAAGCAGTGAGCAATGTGAGGAGTCTGACCAAACTGGACATGAAGCTGAATGATGCCCTCCCAGACATCACGGTGGACCCGGAGACATACACAGTCACAGCAGATGGTGAGGTTCTGACCTGTGCTGCAGCCACCACAGTTCCACTATCTCAGAACTACTTCCTCTTTTAG